The Calothrix sp. PCC 7507 DNA segment TTAAGCGGAATCTTTTAATACAGGAGTTGGTTGATACCCCACCCCTCGTGGGTGGTCTTTTTAACTCAGCACTCAGCACTCGGAACTCAGCACTCTTCATCAAAAGCCAGGGTTTTTGCCAGATAAAGAAGACCAAGCTCTTAATTTTGGATAAAGTCGAGTTAAATGCGTATAGCAATTCTCGGTTACGTGAGGTACACCCGTAAGGGCACGGCAGTGCCCATTGGTGTCAACTTAAGCAAAAACGAACCATAGGATGTATCACTAAGAACATCTAGTTTGATGTTCTTAGTGATACATCATGAGTAAAAGTCGATGTTATTTAATTTTCATTCCTTAGCGTCCGAGATGCCGACTAGCTAGCTGGATGGCGTCAGCGATATCAACATCACCGTCATTGTCTGCATCCAGGAAGGAATTCAAGACTGAATTCCCACCAGCCTGGGGATTTTGAGCATTTGCACCAGATTGCAAAAAGTTCAGCACTACAGGCACCACTAGTGGCAGTATTTGTTGAATAATACCAGCATCTAAACCAGTGTGCTGGGCGGCAATGTCAGCCACTTGTTGTTGTGCTTGAGGAGAGAATACCGAATCAACTGCTTCCGGATTAGGAGAAGTACCAGCAAATTGACTAACTAAAGTTTGTACAGCTTCATTACCTTCTGTGGCTTGCTTGTCTTGTAAAGACGATCGCACTTGGTTTCCCACAATACCTAATAAAGATTGTATGGTTGAGGGATCTGCACCTGTGCGATCGCTTAATTGCTCCACAGTGTTGATAATACTGCCGATTTGACCCAAGCTGCCTTGTTGATTGGGATTGGCGACGGCGCCGAGAATCTGATCAAAAAGTCCCATAATTTTGTTTGATTCCTGCTTTGTTCATTTTTAGACTGAACTAAAAGCTAGTCATATTGCAAGTCTAGAGTGACACAAATAATGTGGGATGAGGGGTTGGGGGGCGGGGGAGCGGGGGGGAGTAAGAAAAAGAAAATCTCAATAAATTGGATAATTTATTTTCTGGAAGTCCCTAATCTAGATTTTGCAAACCCATTGCTATCTTACTATGTTTCTCAATTTGACCCATCACTTGTTTAGCCCGTTGAATTACCACCGCAGGTAAGCCCGCTAGCCTTCCGGCTTCAATCCCGTAGGATTTATCAGCACCCCCCGGTTGGACTTGGTGTAAAAAGATAATTTGG contains these protein-coding regions:
- a CDS encoding DUF937 domain-containing protein encodes the protein MGLFDQILGAVANPNQQGSLGQIGSIINTVEQLSDRTGADPSTIQSLLGIVGNQVRSSLQDKQATEGNEAVQTLVSQFAGTSPNPEAVDSVFSPQAQQQVADIAAQHTGLDAGIIQQILPLVVPVVLNFLQSGANAQNPQAGGNSVLNSFLDADNDGDVDIADAIQLASRHLGR